The following coding sequences are from one Zonotrichia albicollis isolate bZonAlb1 chromosome 13, bZonAlb1.hap1, whole genome shotgun sequence window:
- the DPEP1 gene encoding dipeptidase 1 isoform X2 — translation MPFPKRSQGLAGKDGTAGASRDAQHGGASVSPRDAAEGPECGGPERARSSSSSSSSPTAGRATPLLPPGMRRLRRHGGDGSGGAGAHPSPVTARKPEKFIHSHRRQRPPECPGPGSSQREKMPGGSVWVLVLALALPSTGQQHLQEAERIMSTTPVIDGHNDLPWQLLRKFYNQLRLPAANLTLLNDTHTNIPKLRQGHVGGQFWSVYVPCETQNKDAVRRTLEQMDVVQRMCDLYPETFLCVTDSSGIREAFRTGKVASLIGVEGGHSIDSSLGVLRTLYRLGARYMTLTHSCNTPWADNWLVDTKDEEPVHHGLSPFGKMVVEEMNRLGMMVDLAHVSVDTMKMVLNISKAPVIFSHSSAYSLCQHRRNVPDDVLRLVASTGSLVMVNFYNAYVTCSEKAQLTDVADHMDYVKKVAGAQAVGFGGDYDGVSGVPTGLEDVSKYPMLVAELLARNWTEQEVRGALAENLLRVFSEVEEVKRSLQSTAPLETPIALEELERSCRTNYGYSSGAGTARAPPAALAPPLALALLLALLS, via the exons ATGCCATTCCCGAAGCGCAGCCAAGGCCTCGCCGGGAAGGACggcacagctggagccagcagggatgCGCAGCATGGcggtgcctcagtttcccctcgGGACGCTGCAGAGGGACCGGAGTGCGGGGGACCCGAGCGCGcacggagcagcagcagcagcagcagcagccccacagccggCCGTGCCACCCCGCTGTTGCCCCCGGGCATGCGGCGGCTCCGGCGCCACGGCGGGGATGGCTCTGGGGGGGCCggagcccatcccagccccgtCACCGCACGCAAGCCGGAAAAGTTCATTCACAGCCATCGCAGGCAGAGACCTCCCGAGTGTCCGGGGCCGGg cagcagccagcggGAGAAGATGCCCGGCGGGAGCGTGTGGGTGCTGGTGCTggcgctggcactgcccagcactggacagcagcacctgcaggaggCCGAGCGCATCATGAGCACCACGCCGGTCATCGACGG gcacaacgacctgccctggcagctcctccgGAAGTTCTACAACCAGCTGAGGCTGCCAGCAGCCAACCTGACCCTGCTGAACGACACCCACACCAACATCCCCAAACTGCGCCAGGGCCACGTGGGCGGGCAG TTCTGGTCGGTGTACGTGCCCTGCGAGACGCAGAACAAGGACGCGGTGAGGCGCACGCTGGAGCAGATGGACGTGGTGCAGCGCATGTGTGACCTGTACCCAGAGACCTTCCTCTGTGTCACCGACAGCAGCG GCATCCGGGAGGCGTTCCGGACCGGGAAGGTGGCCAGCCTGATCGGGGTGGAGGGCGGCCACTCCATCGACAGCAGCCTGGGCGTCCTGCGCACCCTGTACCGCCTGGGTGCCCGCTACATGACCCTCACCCACAGCTGCAACACCCCCTG ggctgacaACTGGCTGGTGGATACCAAAGATGAGGAACCTGTGCACCACGGCCTCTCACCCTTTGGGAAG atgGTGGTGGAGGAGATGAACCGCCTGGGCATGATGGTGGACCTGGCCCACGTCTCAGTGGACACCATGAAGATGGTGCTGAACATCTCCAAGGCCCCCGTCATCTTCAGCCACTCCTCTGCCTACAGCCTCTGCCAGCACCGCCGCAACGTGCCCGACGACGTGCTGCGGCTGGTG GCCTCCACGGGCAGTTTGGTGATGGTCAACTTCTACAACGCCTACGTGACCTGCAGTGAGAAGGCGCAGCTGACGGACGTGGCAG accacatggactatgtgaagAAGGTGGCTGGTGCCCAGGCTGTCGGCTTCGGGGGGGACTACGACGGGGTCTCGGG GGTCCCCACCGGCCTGGAGGACGTCTCCAAGTATCCCATGCTGGTGGCCGAGCTGCTGGCGAGGAACTGGACGGAGCAGGAGGTGAGGGGAGCCCTGGCTGAGAACCTGCTCCGGGTCTTCAGCGAGGTGGAGGAG GTGAAGAGGAGCCTGCAGAGCACGGCTCCCCTCGAGACCCCCATCGCcttggaggagctggagaggtCGTGCAGAACCAACTACGGCTACTCCAGCGGCGCGGGCACGGCCCGGGCCCCGCCCGCAGCCCTGGCACCGCCGCTGGCCCTGGcgctgctcctggccctgctctcctAG
- the DPEP1 gene encoding dipeptidase 1 isoform X1, producing the protein MPFPKRSQGLAGKDGTAGASRDAQHGGASVSPRDAAEGPECGGPERARSSSSSSSSPTAGRATPLLPPGMRRLRRHGGDGSGGAGAHPSPVTARKPEKFIHSHRRQRPPECPGPGSSSQREKMPGGSVWVLVLALALPSTGQQHLQEAERIMSTTPVIDGHNDLPWQLLRKFYNQLRLPAANLTLLNDTHTNIPKLRQGHVGGQFWSVYVPCETQNKDAVRRTLEQMDVVQRMCDLYPETFLCVTDSSGIREAFRTGKVASLIGVEGGHSIDSSLGVLRTLYRLGARYMTLTHSCNTPWADNWLVDTKDEEPVHHGLSPFGKMVVEEMNRLGMMVDLAHVSVDTMKMVLNISKAPVIFSHSSAYSLCQHRRNVPDDVLRLVASTGSLVMVNFYNAYVTCSEKAQLTDVADHMDYVKKVAGAQAVGFGGDYDGVSGVPTGLEDVSKYPMLVAELLARNWTEQEVRGALAENLLRVFSEVEEVKRSLQSTAPLETPIALEELERSCRTNYGYSSGAGTARAPPAALAPPLALALLLALLS; encoded by the exons ATGCCATTCCCGAAGCGCAGCCAAGGCCTCGCCGGGAAGGACggcacagctggagccagcagggatgCGCAGCATGGcggtgcctcagtttcccctcgGGACGCTGCAGAGGGACCGGAGTGCGGGGGACCCGAGCGCGcacggagcagcagcagcagcagcagcagccccacagccggCCGTGCCACCCCGCTGTTGCCCCCGGGCATGCGGCGGCTCCGGCGCCACGGCGGGGATGGCTCTGGGGGGGCCggagcccatcccagccccgtCACCGCACGCAAGCCGGAAAAGTTCATTCACAGCCATCGCAGGCAGAGACCTCCCGAGTGTCCGGGGCCGGg cagcagcagccagcggGAGAAGATGCCCGGCGGGAGCGTGTGGGTGCTGGTGCTggcgctggcactgcccagcactggacagcagcacctgcaggaggCCGAGCGCATCATGAGCACCACGCCGGTCATCGACGG gcacaacgacctgccctggcagctcctccgGAAGTTCTACAACCAGCTGAGGCTGCCAGCAGCCAACCTGACCCTGCTGAACGACACCCACACCAACATCCCCAAACTGCGCCAGGGCCACGTGGGCGGGCAG TTCTGGTCGGTGTACGTGCCCTGCGAGACGCAGAACAAGGACGCGGTGAGGCGCACGCTGGAGCAGATGGACGTGGTGCAGCGCATGTGTGACCTGTACCCAGAGACCTTCCTCTGTGTCACCGACAGCAGCG GCATCCGGGAGGCGTTCCGGACCGGGAAGGTGGCCAGCCTGATCGGGGTGGAGGGCGGCCACTCCATCGACAGCAGCCTGGGCGTCCTGCGCACCCTGTACCGCCTGGGTGCCCGCTACATGACCCTCACCCACAGCTGCAACACCCCCTG ggctgacaACTGGCTGGTGGATACCAAAGATGAGGAACCTGTGCACCACGGCCTCTCACCCTTTGGGAAG atgGTGGTGGAGGAGATGAACCGCCTGGGCATGATGGTGGACCTGGCCCACGTCTCAGTGGACACCATGAAGATGGTGCTGAACATCTCCAAGGCCCCCGTCATCTTCAGCCACTCCTCTGCCTACAGCCTCTGCCAGCACCGCCGCAACGTGCCCGACGACGTGCTGCGGCTGGTG GCCTCCACGGGCAGTTTGGTGATGGTCAACTTCTACAACGCCTACGTGACCTGCAGTGAGAAGGCGCAGCTGACGGACGTGGCAG accacatggactatgtgaagAAGGTGGCTGGTGCCCAGGCTGTCGGCTTCGGGGGGGACTACGACGGGGTCTCGGG GGTCCCCACCGGCCTGGAGGACGTCTCCAAGTATCCCATGCTGGTGGCCGAGCTGCTGGCGAGGAACTGGACGGAGCAGGAGGTGAGGGGAGCCCTGGCTGAGAACCTGCTCCGGGTCTTCAGCGAGGTGGAGGAG GTGAAGAGGAGCCTGCAGAGCACGGCTCCCCTCGAGACCCCCATCGCcttggaggagctggagaggtCGTGCAGAACCAACTACGGCTACTCCAGCGGCGCGGGCACGGCCCGGGCCCCGCCCGCAGCCCTGGCACCGCCGCTGGCCCTGGcgctgctcctggccctgctctcctAG
- the CPNE7 gene encoding copine-7 — MPFAHGAACAPPRPAGMGGVPEPCPQAPLAVLSKVELRVSCKHLLDRDTLNKSDPCVLLLMQSQGQWMEVDRSEVIKSNLNPVFAKIFTVDYYFEEVQKLRFEVYDSHGQAGVGTHDDDFLGGMECTVGQIVAQKRVTKPLFLKYGKFAGKSTITIISEEISGNNGYVELAFRAKKLDDKDLFSKSDPFLEIYRIDDDRSEQLVYRTEVVKNNLSPIWEPFKVSLNSLCSCEEKRKLRCVVWDYDSRGKHDFIGEFFTTFEEMQKAMGENKVQWDCMNPKYKIKKRNYKNSGVVVLLDLKIHRVYSFLDYIMGGCQIHFTVAIDFTASNGDPRNSCSLHYINPYQPNEYLKALVAVGEICQDYDSDKKFSALGFGARIPPKYEVSHDFAINFNPDNDECEGIQGVVESYQSCLPKIQLYGPTNVAPIISKVARVAADEERTKEASQYFILLILTDGVVTDMADTREAIVRASYLPMSIIIVGVGNADFTDMQILDGDDGVLRSPKGEPVLRDIVQFVPFREFKNASPTALAKCVLAEVPKQVVEYYSYKAFPPRCPRPPSPEPNLSSPQ, encoded by the exons ATGCCCTTCGCCCACGGGGCCGCCTGTGCCCCGCCGCGCCCGGCTGGCATGGGCGGCGTGCCCGAGCCGTGCCCGCAGGCCCCGCTGGCCGTGCTCTCCAAGGTGGAGCTGCGGGTCAGCTGCAAACACCTCCTGGACAGAGACACCCTCAACAAGTCGGACccctgtgtcctgctgctgaTGCAGTCCCAGGGCCAGTGGATGGAG GTGGATCGCAGCGAGGTGATCAAGAGCAACCTGAACCCCGTGTTTGCCAAGATCTTCACGGTCGATTACTACTTCGAGGAGGTGCAGAAGCTGCGCTTCGAGGTGTACGACAGCCACGGCCAGGCCGGCGTGGGCACGCACGACGACGACTTCCTGGGGGGCATGGAGTGCACCGTGGGCCAG ATCGTGGCGCAGAAACGGGTGACGAAGCCGCTGTTCCTCAAGTACGGGAAATTCGCGGGCAAGTCCACGATCACG ATCATCTCGGAGGAGATCTCGGGGAACAACGGCTACGTGGAGCTCGCCTTCCGTGCCAAGAAACTGGATGACAAG gaCCTGTTCAGCAAGTCAGATCCCTTCCTGGAGATTTACCGCATCGACGACGACCGCAGCGAGCAGCTGGTGTACCGCACCGAG GTGGTGAAGAACAACCTCAGCCCCATCTGGGAGCCCTTCAAAGTCTCCCTCAactcgctctgcagctgtgaggagaagaggaagctgAGG TGTGTGGTGTGGGACTACGACTCGCGGGGCAAGCACGACTTCATCGGCGAGTTCTTCACCACCTTCGAGGAGATGCAGAAGGCCATGGGGGAGAACAag GTGCAGTGGGACTGCATGAACCCCAAGTACAAGATCAAGAAGCGCAACTACAAGAATTCGGGGGTCGTGGTGCTGCTGGACCTGAAG ATCCACAGGGTTTACTCCTTCCTGGATTACATCATGGGCGGCTGCCAGATCCATTTCACG GTGGCCATCGACTTCACGGCCTCCAACGGGGACCCCCgcaacagctgctccctgcactaCATCAACCCCTACCAGCCCAACGAGTACCTCAAGGCTCTGGTGGCCGTGGGGGAGATCTGCCAGGACTATGACAG CGATAAGAAATTCTCAGCTCTGGGCTTTGGTGCCAGGATCCCCCCCAAGTACGAG gtCTCCCATGACTTCGCCATCAACTTCAACCCTGACAACGATGAGTGTGAGG GCATCCAGGGCGTCGTGGAGTCCTACCAGAGCTGCCTGCCCAAAATCCAGCTCTACGGCCCCACCAACGTGGCTCCCATCATCTCCAAGGTGGCTCGGGTGGCAGCTGACGAGGAGCGGACCAAGGAGGCCTCG caATACTTCATCCTGCTCATCCTCACCGACGGCGTGGTCACGGACATGGCGGACACGCGGGAGGCCATCGTGCGCGCCTCCTACCTGCCCATGTCCATCATCATCGTCGGCGTGGGCAACGCCGACTTCACCGACATGCAGATCCTGGACGGGGACGACGGCGTGCTGCGCTCCCCCAAGGGCGAGCCCGTGCTGCGCGACATCGTGCAGTTCGTGCCCTTCCGCGAGTTCAAGAAC GCGTCGCCCACAGCCCTGGCCAAGTGCGTGCTGGCGGAGGTGCCCAAGCAGGTGGTGGAGTACTACAGCTACAAGGCCTTTCCCCCGCGCTGCCCccggccccccagccccgagcccaaCCTCAGCTCCCCGCAGTGA
- the LOC141730735 gene encoding LOW QUALITY PROTEIN: sulfotransferase 2B1-like (The sequence of the model RefSeq protein was modified relative to this genomic sequence to represent the inferred CDS: deleted 1 base in 1 codon), producing the protein MCRGVPPPARRGRFLFLRYLSGSRRVPPGRAMERMEVTETFAGIALPGHLHTQESLGFAAAFTFRPSDVLIATYPKSGTTWMQEILTLLFSLGDARPAKTIPNWERAPWLEQIYCREALRDTGGPRLLTTHLPAPVLAPALQRSKAKVIYVARNPKDVAVSFYHFHHLAKFLPDPSSFDAFLKQFLEGTVHYGSWFEHVKGWLGQRHRLDILYVTYEELHQDLRGTAQRLSTFLGCPLAPGTLAALEQHCSFSAMRDNAMANYTLIPAEIMDHSQGRFMRKGVVGDWRSHFSPEQNALFNRRYQEEMGDTELPTQWPMA; encoded by the exons ATGTGCCGGGGGGTTCCG CCCCCCGCCCGCCGGGGCCGCTTCCTCTTTCTGCGCTATTTAAGCGGCTCCCGGCGCGTCCCGCCCGGCCGGGCCATGGAGCGCATGGAGGTGACCGAGACCTTCGCGGGCATCGCCCTGCCCGGCCACCTCCACACCCAGGAGTCCCTCGGCTTCGCCGCCGCCTTCACCTTCCGCCCCAGCGACGTGCTGATCGCCACCTACCCCAAATCGG GCACCACCTGGATGCAGGAGATCCTGACGCTGCTCTTCAGCCTCGGCGACGCCCGGCCGGCCAAGACCATTCCCAACTGGGAGAGGGCGCCGTGGCTGGAGCAGATCTACTGCCGGGAGGCTCTGCGGGACACGGGCGGCCCGCGGCTCCTCACCACGCACCTGCCCGCGCCCGTGCTGGCCCCCGCCCTGCAGCGCAGCAAGGCCAAG GTGATCTACGTGGCCAGGAACCCCAAAGATGTCGCCGTCTCCTTCTACCACTTCCACCACCTGGCCAAGTTCCTGCCCGACCCCAGCTCCTTCGATGCCTTCCTGAAGCAGTTCCTCGAGGGCACAG TGCACTACGGCTCCTGGTTTGAGCACGTCAAGGGCTGGCTGGGCCAGCGGCACCGCCTGGACATCCTCTATGTCACCTACGAGGAGCTGCACCAG GACCTGCGGGGCACCGCGCAGCGCCTCAGCACCTTTTTGGGGTGCCCGCTGGCACCGGGCACGCtggcggccctggagcagcactgcagcttctCGGCCATGCGGGACAACGCCATGGCCAACTACACCCTGATCCCCGCCGAGATCATGGACCACAGCCAGGGCCGCTTCATGCGCAAGG gAGTGGTGGGGGACTGGCGCAGCCACTTCTCCCCCGAGCAGAACGCCCTCTTCAACCGGCGCTACCAGGAGGAGATGGGGGACACGGAGCTGCCCACACAGTGGCCCATGGCCTGA